TTCATCCCATCAGCGGTCCCCTCTTCGCCAGCCACCCCTGAATTGAGGACCATCGAGACGATCGTCACTGAGAGGAGCGCTATCAATGCTGCAAACACCCCTACCCACGCCTTCCCGGCCTTCCGGCCTGTTATATATCCTGCGATCATGGGACCGACGATCGGTAGCCACCAGAGCGCGAATGTCAGCACGAAGGCATATTTGACCGCTCCTAAAATGCTGTAAGGCGACTTATCCATTCTGTCCCGTTTAGGCCTCTTGTGGGATTCGGTTATGGTATAGACTCCGTTATCAAGAAGAGAACTCGTCACCTCGTCTTCATCGGACCTACGTCTAAACCGCAATCCCATCCCTCAAGTCGGACGAATGTCCGACATGAATATGGCGTCATTATTTATTAAGCCTTTCCTGATAAAAGGATAACTATAGCTAATTAGCACATCATTTCGGTACATAGCACCATAGATTATACCTCATCAAGGCATCCCTTGTGTTCTCAGGGGTGATCCTTTTTGGGTGGGTCTGGTGCTCTAATATCTCCTCATAGGGATATCCTATATATTCTGCTAAACGTTTAAGTCGCTCTGCTGGGAATGCCTGGTTGCCTAGGAGGATCTGGAGAACGCTCCAGCCTGGGTGGACCCGCGACCTGTAACCAAGCTCCCTGCCCAATCCGTTCAGGCTCCCAGCTTTTTCAAGGCCCTTGTTGATGAGCATGACCCTGAAGCTGGAATTGAGCCATATCTTTGTCGTCTCCTCTTTCGGGGCGAATGGATTCCGCCTCAATGTACCTAGCTCGGTCACCATATGATTTACCTTATACAGGAATATTTATCATCTTCGCTGGTTGTTTTTAGAAAAATGGACGTTCTTCTAATGATAGGGGGCATGTTCTATACATATATCCAATCGACCCGGACCAGGAAATTCATTTTGGCATAAAGCCCCTGGCCAATGCCATATCGTCATATTAAGGACCACAAATGAAATATATGTTCCTAAAGGTAGCCTGATTGTCAATGTCAACGTTCAGGGATCAGACGGTCATCGTCACCAAACATGAGGGGGATGTCATCAACATCACACCCTGGATGGCGGATAGGATCAAATCATCTGGCCTGAGACAAGGAATTGCCTGCGTGATGGTCAGGCATTCCACGGCAGCGGTGGCGTTGATCGAGGACGAGCCTGGCCTGAAGGGCGACCTGATAAGGTCGCTCGACCGCATGATACCAAAAGATGCACCTTATGCACATAATGCCGCATGGGGCGATGGGAACGGCCATTCCCATATAAGGTCCACTATGCTGGGCCAATCTGTGACCTTTGCATTTGCTGAAGGAAGGCCAGACCTCGGGACATGGCAACAACTGGTGTTGATAGAGCTGGACAACAAAGGCAGGGAAAGGACCATAACGGTCCAGCTTGTAGGTGAATGAATGAACCGTCCTAATCAATAATGAGGTATCCGATATGAAACTACAGTTCCTAGGTGGTGCCGAGGAGGTCGGCAGGTTGGGCCTATTGCTCAAGAACAAAGGCGCCAGTATGATGCTGGAATATGGGTTCAAGATATTGTCTAAGGACCCGAAGAATCCTGCGTTGAAAAAGCCACCGGAGTATCCGATGCCCAGCCCCCCGGTTGATTATGCCCTGCTCACACATTGTCATATAGATCACAGTGGAATGATGCCGTGGTTGAGCGGGAGGTATGGGACCCGCATCTATGCCACGCCCCTCACCATCAACGTGGCGGAGCTGTTGTATTACGACAGCCTAAAGATCGCGGACATGGAAGGTTACGACAGGCCATACCACGAGGATGACATTGAGGCGGCCATGAAGGAGTTCCGCCCCATCAATTTTGGCGAGGTGGTCGACGTCGCGGGTTTTGAGGTCGAGGCCCATAGCGCTGGGCACGTCCCGGGTGCGACCATGTTCGAGCTGAGGGGCGAGAAGACAACCCTTTTCACGGGCGACCTGAACACGTTCAACACAAGATTGGTGTATGGCGCCCATCCTGTCAAATGTGACAACCTCATCATCGAGTCTACCTACGCTGGTCGTCCTCAGAAGGACCGCCAGAAGGAGGAGCACAGGTTCGTGGAGAAGGTGAAGGAGGTCGTGGAGAGAGGAGGGAAGGCGATCATACCATGCTTTGCCGTCGGCAGGACACAGGAGGTCATGCTCATGCTGAAGAACCTCAAGTATGACATGTGGGTCGATGGTATGGGCAAGACGGTCAACAGGATGTACCTCGACATGCCCGAATATCTCAGGAACGATAAGGACCTCAGATATGCCAAGAAGGTGTTCAAGGAGGTAAGGACGGCCTCCACAAGGGAGAGGTCCATGAAGGCAGATGTCATCGTGACCACGAGCGGTATGTTGGACGGTGGACCAGTGCTAAGGTACCTCATGCAGGAGCGTGAGAACAGGAAGAGCGCCGTCCTGATCCCGGGCTATCAGGCCGAAGGGTCAAACGGGCGGATGCTCCTGGACAAAGGTCAGGTCACGGTCGAGAGCGAGGTGATCGGCGAGAGGGACACGATCGACGTGAAATGCGAGGTCGAGCGCTTCGACCTCTCCGCGCACGCAGACCACAACGAGCTCCTCCGGTTCATCAGGGCATGCGGTCCAGAAAAGGTGGTCTTCATGCATGGCGAGAATCGGGAGCTCCTTGCCAGCGAGCTGGAGGACGAGGTCGAGGTATACATGCCTATGAACGGTGAGGAGTTCGAGCTTTGAGGTGGTCGCGTGTGGGCCGACAAAATAGAGGAGTTCATCGCCGAGGATGTGGGTGAAGGCGACATCACATCGGACATCCTCTTGGGCGATGAGCATGGAAAGGCCCACATCACTTCGAACGATGATTGTGTGCTGGCAGGCCTTGAAGAGGCCTCCCGGGTCTTCATGAGTCTCGGTGCCAGGCCCGTCCTCATGGCCAGGGACGGGGATAAGGTCCAGAAGGGACAGGAGGTCC
This genomic window from Methanomassiliicoccales archaeon contains:
- a CDS encoding YjbQ family protein, translating into MSTFRDQTVIVTKHEGDVINITPWMADRIKSSGLRQGIACVMVRHSTAAVALIEDEPGLKGDLIRSLDRMIPKDAPYAHNAAWGDGNGHSHIRSTMLGQSVTFAFAEGRPDLGTWQQLVLIELDNKGRERTITVQLVGE
- a CDS encoding MBL fold metallo-hydrolase yields the protein MKLQFLGGAEEVGRLGLLLKNKGASMMLEYGFKILSKDPKNPALKKPPEYPMPSPPVDYALLTHCHIDHSGMMPWLSGRYGTRIYATPLTINVAELLYYDSLKIADMEGYDRPYHEDDIEAAMKEFRPINFGEVVDVAGFEVEAHSAGHVPGATMFELRGEKTTLFTGDLNTFNTRLVYGAHPVKCDNLIIESTYAGRPQKDRQKEEHRFVEKVKEVVERGGKAIIPCFAVGRTQEVMLMLKNLKYDMWVDGMGKTVNRMYLDMPEYLRNDKDLRYAKKVFKEVRTASTRERSMKADVIVTTSGMLDGGPVLRYLMQERENRKSAVLIPGYQAEGSNGRMLLDKGQVTVESEVIGERDTIDVKCEVERFDLSAHADHNELLRFIRACGPEKVVFMHGENRELLASELEDEVEVYMPMNGEEFEL